From Erigeron canadensis isolate Cc75 chromosome 8, C_canadensis_v1, whole genome shotgun sequence, one genomic window encodes:
- the LOC122609903 gene encoding LOW QUALITY PROTEIN: pre-mRNA-processing-splicing factor 8A-like (The sequence of the model RefSeq protein was modified relative to this genomic sequence to represent the inferred CDS: inserted 2 bases in 2 codons; deleted 1 base in 1 codon): MPPEHIRKVMNEHGDMSSKRYRHDKRVYLGALKFVPHAIYKLLENMPMPWEQVRNVKVLYHVTGAITFVDEIPWVIEPVYLAQWGTMWIMMRREKRDRKHFKRMRFPPFDDEEPLLSYGENLLDVDPLEPIQLELDEVEDSAVCDWFYDHKGLVKTKFXNGEGYRKWDLSVDIMATLHRLAGQLLSDLTDRNYFYLFDVASFVTAKSLNVCIPGGPKFEPLFRDMEKGDEDWNEFNDIGKLIIRSPLRTEYRVAFPYLYNNRPRKVRLGVYHVPMVMYMKTDDPDLPAFYYDPLLHPITCSAKKDYNPDYAAVDYEDDDFWLPEGVEPLLTNTALYTDNTAAGISLLYAPRPFNMRSGRMRRAQDIPIVSEWYKEHCPSSFPVKVRVSYQKLLKCFVLNELHHRQPKAQNKKNLFQSLKATKFFQSTELDWAEAGLQVCKQGHNMLNLLICRKNLNYLHLDYNFNLKPVKTLTTKERKKSWFGNAFHLCREILRLTKLVVDANIQYRLGNVDAFQLADGLQYTFSHVGQLTGMYRYKYRLMRQIRMCKDLKHLIYYRFNTGPVGKGPGCGFWAPMWRVWLFFLRGIVPLLERWLGNLLARQFEGRHSKGVAKTVTKQRVESHYDLELRGAVIHDLVDAMPEGIKQNKSKTVIQHLSEAWRCWKANIPWKVSSLPAPIENVILRYVKSKADWWTNVTHYNRERIRRGSTVDKTVCKKNLGRLTCLWLKSEQERQHNYLKDGPSVSPEEAVAIYTTTLHWLESRKFTTIPFPPLSYKHDTKLLILALERLKESYSGNVRLNQLQREELGLIEQVYDNPHETLARIKRHLLTMRAFKEVGIEFMDLYNCLVPVYEIDPLEKITDAYLDQFLWFEADKKHLFPNWIKPADSEPPPLLVYKWCQGINNLQGIWDTGDGECVVMLQTKFEKLFEKIDFTMLNRLLKLVLDHNIADYITAKNNVVLSYKDMSHTNSYGLIRGLHFASFVAQYYGLVLDLLTLGLTRASEIAGSPQMTNEFATFQDTKVETRHPIRLYSRYIDKVHMLIRFTHTEARDLIQRFLTEHPDPNNENMVGYNNRKCWPGDARMRLMKHDVNLGRSVFWDLKNCLPRSITTLEWQNSFVSVYSKDNPNLLFSMCGFEVRILPKVRVTQEAFSNMKDGIWNLQNEMTKELTAVAFLRVDDEQIKEFENRVRQILMSSGATTFTKVVNKWNTALIGLMTYFREATINTRELLDLLVKCENKVQTRIKIGLNSKMPSRFPPVIFYTPKEIGGLGMLSMAHILIPQSDFRYNRQTDVGITHFRSGMSHGADQLIPNLSRYIQSWESEFIDSQRVWAEFAIKRQLAQSTNKRLSVEDFDDTYDRGIPRINTLFQKDRHTLAYDKGWRVRTEFXQYQILKQNPFWWTHQRHDGKLWNLNNYRTDVIQALGGVEGILEHTLFKGTYFPTWEGLFWEKASGFEESMKYKKLTNAQRSGLNQIPNRRFTLWWSPTINRANVYIGFQVQLDLTGIFMHGKIPTLKISLIQIFRAHLWQKIHESVVMDLCQVLDQELDALEIETVQKETIHPRKSYKMNSSCADILLFVAHRWPMSKPSLVAESNDVFDQKASNKYWIDVQLRWGDYDSHDIERYTRAKFMDYTTDNMSIYPSPTGVMVGIDLAYNLHSAFGNWFPGSKPLLAQAMNKIMKSNPALYVLRERIRKGLQLYSSDPTEPYLSSQNYGEIFSNQLMWFVDDTNVYRVEARKTFEGNITAKPINGAIFIFNPRTGQLFLKVIHTSVWAGQKRRGQLAKWKTAEEVAALVRSLPVEEQPKQIIVTRKGMLDPLEVHLLDFPNIVIKGSELQLPFQACLKIMKFGDLILKASEPQMVLFNIYDDWLKSISSYTAFPRLILILRALHVNNEKARMLLKPDKTVVTEPHHIWPSLTDDQWVKVEVALQDLILSDYSKKNHVNTSALRQSEIRDIILGAEITPPSQQRQQIVEIEKQAKESSQLTAVTTRTTNIHGDELIVTTTSPFEQAAFASKTDWRMRAISAANLHHRVNHIYVSSKDLNQTGYTYVMPKNLLKKFICIADLRTQISGYLYGVSPPDNLQVKEIRCIVMPPQWGTHQQVHLPSSIPEHDFLKDLEPLGWMHTQPNELPQLSPHDISFHAQILENKKQWDREKSIILTCSFTPGSCSLTAYKLTTAGYQWGRANKNTGSNPHGYLPTHYEKVPLLLSDRFLGFYMVPDDGLWNYNFMGVKHTVSMNYGIKLGNPHEYYHEDHRPTHFLEFSNLEEGHRSVGDQEDTFS, encoded by the exons aTGCCACCAGAACACATTAGAAAAGTTATGAATGAACACGGAGATATGTCGTCTAAACGTTACCGACACGATAAACGTGTTTATTTAGGAGCACTTAAGTTTGTCCCTCATGCTATTTACAAATTGTTAGAAAACATGCCAATGCCGTGGGAACAAGTCCGTAACGTAAAAGTATTGTATCATGTTACTGGGGCCATTACTTTTGTTGATGAAATTCCGTGGGTAATTGAGCCGGTTTATTTAGCACAATGGGGGACAATGTGGATTATGATGAGAAGGGAAAAACGAGATAGGAAGCATTTTAAACGTATGCGGTTTCCCCCTTTTGATGATGAGGAACCACTTTTGAGTTATGGTGAGAATTTGTTAGATGTGGACCCGTTGGAACCTATTCAGTTAGAGTTGGATGAGGTTGAGGATTCTGCGGTTTGTGATTGGTTTTATGATCACAAGGGTTTAGTTAAGACGAAGT GTAACGGGGAGGGTTATAGAAAGTGGGATTTGTCGGTGGATATAATGGCGACGTTGCATAGGTTAGCAGGGCAGTTGCTTTCGGATTTGACTGATAggaattatttttatttgtttgatgtGGCATCGTTTGTTACTGCTAAATCGCTTAATGTGTGTATACCTGGTGGGCCAAAATTTGAGCCTTTGTTTAGGGATATGGAGAAAGGAGATGAGGATTGGAACGagtttaatgatattggtaaaCTTATTATTCGATCGCCTTTGAGGACTGAGTATCGGGTTGCTTTTCcttatttgtataataatagGCCGAGGAAAGTTAGGCTGGGCGTTTATCATGTTCCTATGGTTATGTATATGAAAACAGATGATCCTGATTTGCCTGCATTTTATTATGATCCCTTGTTACACCCGATAACTTGTTCTGCTAAAAAAGATTATAATCCTGATTATGCTGCTGTTGATTATGAGGATGATGATTTCTGGTTGCCAGAGGGCGTCGAGCCTTTGCTTACGAACACAGCTTTATACACGGATAATACAGCTGCTGGTATTTCTTTGTTGTATGCACCACGCCCCTTTAATATGAGATCTGGCAGGATGAGACGTGCTCAAGATATTCCCATTGTGTCTGAATGGTACAAGGAACATTGTCCTTCATCGTTTCCAGTTAAAGTTCGTGTCAGTTATCAGAAGTTGTTAAAGTGTTTTGTATTGAATGAGCTGCATCACAGACAGCCAAAAGCTCAAAATAAGAAGAACTTGTTTCAGTCTCTTAAGGCTACCAAGTTTTTCCAGTCGACAGAACTTGATTGGGCTGAAGCAGGGCTGCAAGTTTGTAAGCAGGGTCACAACATGCTCAATTTGTTGATCTGTAGGAAGAATCTTAACTACCTTCATCTAGACTACAATTTTAATTTGAAGCCTGTTAAGACTCTCACTACCAAGGAGCGTAAGAAGTCATGGTTTGGGAATGCTTTTCATCTTTGTCGTGAAATCTTGCGTTTAACTAAGCTTGTTGTTGATGCCAATATCCAGTATCGTTTGGGGAATGTGGATGCGTTTCAGTTGGCTGATGGTCTTCAGTATACATTCTCACATGTTGGACAGTTGACTGGTATGTATCGTTATAAATACAGACTAATGAGACAGATTCGGATGTGTAAAGATTTGAAACATTTGATTTATTACAGGTTTAATACTGGGCCAGTTGGGAAGGGACCCGGATGCGGTTTCTGGGCACCTATGTGGAGGGTGTGGTTGTTTTTCCTTCGTGGTATAGTGCCTCTACTAGAAAGGTGGCTCGGGAATTTACTTGCTCGCCAGTTTGAGGGGAGGCATTCAAAAGGGGTAGCTAAGACTGTTACAAAGCAACGTGTTGAAAGTCATTATGATCTTGAACTTCGTGGTGCTGTGATACATGATCTTGTTGATGCTATGCCAGAGGGAATAAAGCAGAATAAGTCAAAAACAGTTATACAGCATTTAAGTGAAGCATGGCGCTGTTGGAAGGCAAATATCCCATGGAAGGTTTCTAGTTTACCGGCTCCT ATTGAGAATGTGATTCTTCGATATGTGAAGTCAAAAGCTGATTGGTGGACTAATGTTACTCACTATAACCGTGAACGTATAAGGAGGGGTAGCACGGTTGATAAGACCGTTTGTAAGAAAAATTTGGGGAGATTGACTTGTCTTTGGCTGAAGTCTGAACAGGAACGCCAGCACAACTACTTGAAAGATGGTCCATCTGTGTCTCCAGAAGAAGCCGTGGCTATTTACACTACCACGCTTCATTGGTTGGAATCTAGAAAGTTCACAACCATACCTTTTCCTCCATTGTCTTACAAGCATGACACAAAGCTTCTTATTCTTGCTCTCGAGAGGCTTAAGGAATCTTACAGTGGTAATGTGAGGTTAAATCAGCTCCAAAGAGAAGAATTGGGATTGATTGAACAAGTTTATGACAATCCACATGAGACGTTAGCAAGAATTAAGCGTCATCTTCTTACCATGCGTGCTTTTAAAGAAGTTGGCATTGAGTTTATGGATTTATACAACTGTCTGGTTCCGGTTTATGAGATTGACCCTCTCGAGAAGATCACAGATGCATATCTTGATCAGTTCTTATGGTTTGAAGCTGACAAAAAGCATCTCTTTCCGAATTGGATCAAGCCTGCAGATTCAGAACCGCCACCACTATTGGTTTACAAATGGTGCCAGGGGATAAATAACTTGCAGGGTATATGGGACACTGGTGATGGGGAGTGTGTAGTGATGCTTCAAACGAAGTTTGAGAAGCTCTTTGAGAAGATTGATTTTACTATGCTTAACAGGCTTCTAAAACTGGTCCTTGATCACAATATTGCTGATTATATCACAGCAAAGAACAATGTTGTGTTGTCATATAAAGATATGAGTCACACGAACTCATATGGGCTGATACGTGGGCTTCATTTTGCTTCTTTTGTGGCACAGTATTATGGGTTGGTATTGGATCTTTTAACTCTTGGTTTGACCCGTGCGAGTGAAATTGCTGGTTCACCACAGATGACTAATGAGTTCGCCACTTTCCAGGATACCAAAGTTGAAACAAGACATCCAATACGACTGTACTCCCGGTACATCGATAAAGTGCATATGCTAATCCGATTTACACACACAGAGGCTCGGGATCTGATTCAGCGTTTTCTCACGGAGCATCCTGATCCCAACAATGAAAATATGGTTGGTTACAATAATAGAAAATGCTGGCCCGGAGATGCAAGAATGAGGCTCATGAAACATGATGTTAATCTTGGAAGGAGCGTTTTCTGGGACTTGAAGAATTGTCTTCCTCGGAGTATCACGACCCTGGAGTGGCAGAATAGCTTTGTTTCTGTTTATAGCAAAGACAATCCCAACCTTCTATTTAGCATGTGTGGGTTTGAGGTCCGTATATTGCCTAAAGTAAGAGTAACTCAGGAGGCATTCAGTAATATGAAAGATGGAATTTGGAATCTGCAGAATGAAATGACAAAAGAGCTTACTGCAGTTGCTTTCTTACGTGTTGACGATGAAcaaataaaagagtttgaaaatcGTGTTAGGCAGATTCTTATGAGTTCAGGGGCTACAACATTCACAAAAGTTGTTAACAAGTGGAATACAGCTCTAATAGGTTTAATGACATACTTCCGGGAAGCAACTATTAACACGCGTGAGCTATTAGATCTGTTGGTCAAATGTGAAAACAAAGTACAAACACGTATCAAGATTGGCCTGAACTCAAAAATGCCTAGCAGGTTCCCGCCTGTGATTTTCTACACACCTAAGGAGATTGGAGGGCTTGGCATGTTATCAATGGCTCACATCTTGATTCCACAGAGTGATTTCCGTTACAATCGGCAGACAGATGTTGGGATTACACACTTTAGGAGTGGTATGAGTCACGGGGCAGACCAGTTGATTCCAAATCTGTCTCGTTATATTCAGTCATGGGAAAGCGAGTTCATTGATTCACAACGTGTTTGGGCAGAATTTGCTATCAAGAGACAGCTAGCACAGTCCACTAACAAACGTTTGAGCGTTGAAGACTTTGATGACACTTATGATCGTGGAATACCGAGGATCAATACGTTGTTCCAGAAGGATAGACATACATTAGCATATGACAAAGGATGGAGGGTGAGGACAGAAT AACAATATCAGATTCTGAAACAAAATCCATTCTGGTGGACACACCAAAGGCATGATGGTAAACTTTGGAACTTGAATAATTACAGAACCGATGTTATTCAAGCACTTGGTGGTGTTGAGGGAATTCTCGAGCATACATTGTTCAAGGGAACATATTTCCCAACTTGGGAGGGTCTTTTTTGGGAGAAAGCTTCTGGTTTTGAAGAGTCAATGAAGTACAAGAAGCTAACAAATGCACAAAGATCTGGGctgaaccagattccaaaccgCAGGTTCACACTTTGGTGGTCGCCCACTATTAACCGGGCGAATGTTTATATCGGTTTCCAAGTGCAGTTAGATCTGACAGGAATATTCATGCACGGAAAAATACCGACCTTAAAAATCTCTCTTATTCAAATCTTCCGTGCTCACTTGTGGCAGAAGATTCACGAGAGTGTGGTGATGGATCTCTGCCAGGTATTGGATCAAGAGTTGGATGCATTGGAAATCGAGACTGTGCAGAAGGAGACAATCCATCCAAGAAAGAGTTACAAAATGAACAGTTCCTGTGCCGACATTCTTTTATTTGTTGCACATAGATGGCCCATGTCAAAACCAAGCCTGGTAGCCGAGTCAAATGATGTCTTTGATCAGAAAGCAAGTAATAAGTACTGGATTGATGTGCAGCTTCGTTGGGGTGATTATGATTCTCATGACATCGAGCGCTATACAAGGGCCAAGTTCATGGACTACACTACTGATAACATGTCCATCTATCCATCACCAACAGGGGTGATGGTTGGAATAGATCTCGCCTACAACCTGCATTCAGCTTTTGGTAATTGGTTCCCTGGTTCAAAGCCACTTTTAGCCCAGGCCATGAATAAGATTATGAAGTCAAATCCGGCTCTATATGTGTTAAGGGAGCGTATAAGGAAAGGGCTGCAGCTATACTCTTCAGACCCAACTGAACCATACCTGTCATCTCAGAACTATGGAGAAATCTTCAGCAACCAGCTTATGTGGTTCGTTGATGATACAAATGTGTACCGTGTGGAAGCTCGCAAGACTTTTGAAGGAAATATAacagcaaaaccaatcaatggTGCCATTTTCATATTTAATCCTCGCACGGGTCAGCTATTTCTGAAGGTCATTCATACAAGCGTGTGGGCTGGTCAGAAACGTCGTGGTCAACTGGCTAAGTGGAAAACAGCAGAAGAAGTGGCTGCTCTTGTTCGTTCTTTACCCGTTGAGGAACAACCAAAACAAATCATTGTCACTCGTAAAGGCATGCTGGATCCTCTTGAAGTTCATTTACTGGATTTTCCTAATATTGTCATTAAGGGGAGTGAGTTACAGCTTCCTTTCCAAGCGTGtctaaaaattatgaaatttgGTGATCTGATTCTGAAAGCATCCGAACCACAAATGgttttgttcaatatatatgatgattgGTTGAAGAGTATATCATCATACACAGCTTTTCCGAGGCTTATATTGATTCTGAGAGCTTTACATGTGAATAATGAGAAGGCAAGAATGTTGCTTAAACCTGACAAGACTGTTGTCACCGAGCCGCATCACATCTGGCCGTCCCTTACTGATGATCAATGGGTGAAAGTTGAAGTTGCTTTACAAGATCTCATTTTGTCTGATTATTCAAAAAAGAATCATGTTAATACGTCAGCACTGAGACAATCCGAGATACGTGATATTATTCTTGGTGCTGAAATTACTCCACCTTCTCAGCAGAGGCAACAAATAGTTGAGATCGAGAAACAGGCAAAGGAAAGCAGTCAATTGACAGCTGTCACCACCAGAACTACCAACATCCATGGCGATGAACTTATCGTGACCACCACTAGTCCTTTTGAGCAAGCTGCATTTGCTTCCAAGACTGATTGGCGTATGAGGGCAATATCAGCTGCAAACCTTCATCACCGTGTGAATCATATATATGTGAGCTCAAAAGACTTAAATCAGACGGGGTATACATACGTCATGCCAAAGAACCTTTTGAAGAAATTTATATGCATAGCAGATTTAAGAACACAGATTTCTGGCTACTTATATGGGGTTAGTCCTCCTGATAATCTTCAAGTTAAAGAAATCCGCTGCATCGTCATGCCACCACAATGGGGTACACATCAACAAGTCCATCTTCCATCAAGTATCCCTGAACATGACTTCCTTAAAGATCTGGAACCGTTGGGATGGATGCACACACAACCAAACGAGCTTCCTCAGCTCTCACCTCATGATATTTCGTTTCATGCACAGATTTTGGAAAATAAGAAGCAATGGGACAGGGAGAAGTCTATTATTCTGACTTGTAGTTTCACTCCAGGATCATGCTCGTTGACTGCTTATAAACTAACTACAGCAGGTTACCAATGGGGCCGTGCAAATAAGAATACAGGAAGCAATCCGCATGGTTATTTACCAACTCATTATGAGAAGGTCCCATTGCTTCTAAGTGACCGTTTCCTTGGTTTCTACATGGTTCCTGATGATGGTCTGTGGAATTACAATTTTATGGGAGTGAAGCATACAGTTAGCATGAATTATGGAATAAAGCTCGGGAATCCACATGAATATTATCATGAAGATCACAGGCCGACACATTTTTTGGAGTTTAGCAATTTGGAAGAGGGTCATAGATCTGTGGGAGATCAGGAGGACACATTTTCTTGA
- the LOC122609787 gene encoding uncharacterized protein LOC122609787 gives MWGFGGRLYWGCKKEELNNKGIVVVFAWMSSQDKHLNNYVNLYSSFGWNSLVCHFQFFNLFFPDKAASLALDILNELIKELKDRPCPVVFASFSGGPKASLYKVIQIIDGTSKTHKNQDEYRLVRECLSGHIFDSTPADFTSDVGTRLFLHPSVLKMSHPPIIVTWVANGIASCLDALFLPKVELQRADYWQTLYSTAAMGAPYLILCSEADDIAPYQTIFNFSQRLKSLGADVKLIKWSSSPHVGHYLHHPEEYKSAVGELLTKAASLYTTRLQQLKSQNNGIQLGHNKIPDPLSHLREAISASDMQPKSKKMALDRKDHLIMSGSMEYDQVREVGSVQDEFKESVIRPSALSTMKAYGILGQILFDVCVPKNVEDWDLRPLDSNQKNSHFDAVKCIHISKL, from the exons ATGTGGGGATTTGGTGGGAGATTATACTGGGGATGTAAAAAAGAAGAATTGAATAACAAAGGGATAGTAGTAGTATTTGCATGGATGTCAAGTCAAGATAAACACTTGAATAATTATGTTAATCTTTACTCTTCATTTGGTTGGAATTCCCTGGTTTGCCACTTTCAGTTTTTCaattt GTTTTTCCCAGATAAGGCAGCATCCTTGGCGTTAGACATTCTAAATGAGCTCATTAAG GAGCTAAAAGATAGACCATGCCCGGTTGTTTTTGCTTCTTTTTCTGGTGGCCCAAAAGCTTCTCTGTACAAAGTCATACAG ATAATTGATGGAACGagcaaaactcataaaaatcAG GACGAATATCGATTGGTTAGAGAGTGTCTTTCTGGTCACATTTTTGACTCTACTCCTGCGGATTTCACAAGTGATGTTGGTACCCGATTATTTCTCCATCCATCTGTTCTTAAAATGTCCCATCCGCCAATCATAGTGACATGGGTTGCAAATGGTATTGCGTCTTGTCTTGATGCATTGTTTCTTCCCAAAGTTGAGTTACAACGTGCAGACTATTGGCAGACTCTCTACTCGACTGCA GCTATGGGAGCACCATATCTCATATTGTGTTCTGAGGCTGATGATATTGCTCCTTACCAAACCATTTTCAATTTTTCGCAACGATTGAAAAGTCTTGGAGCTGACGTTAAATTGATTAAATGGAGTAGCTCCCCTCATGTAG GTCATTACTTGCATCACCCAGAGGAGTACAAGTCAGCCGTGGGAGAACTACTAACTAAGGCTGCATCCTTATACACAACGCGGCTGCAGCAACTAAAAAGCCAAAACAATGGCATTCAGCTAGGCCATAATAAGATTCCTGACCCACTTAGCCACTTAAGGGAAGCGATTTCTGCTTCAGACATGCAACCAAAGTCCAAAAAAATGGCTCTTGATCGAAAGGATCACTTAATCATGTCTGGCTCCATGGAGTATGATCAAGTTAGAGAGGTGGGATCAGTGCAAGATGAATTTAAAGAATCTGTTATTCGACCATCTGCCTTGTCAACGATGAAAGCTTATGGCATACTTGGTCAAATCCTGTTTGATGTTTGTGTCCCGAAAAATGTTGAAGATTGGGATTTGAGGCCACTCGATTCCAATCAGAAAAACTCACATTTTGATGCTGTAAAATGCATCCACATATCAAAGTTGTAG